A genomic segment from Methanomicrobia archaeon encodes:
- a CDS encoding diaminopimelate dehydrogenase: MEKINIAITGYGNVGRGVEAAVKLNADTELVAVFTRRPERVREELKDVPVLQNEDPVPDDLQIDVVVLCGGSKEDIPVQGPQFAARFTTVDSFDTHADIPRYFETMDSTAQEHGHVAILSAGWDPGIFSLMRVLGDAFLPQGKQYTFWGRGVSQGHSDAARRVTGVSDARAYTIPIESAVQRVRDRESPEFTKREMHKRLVYVVSEPRADQEQIRQDIVTLPHYYDEYDTEVVFISADEMAKNHTKLPHGGFVFASGVTGAGNKHVLEYRCQVESNPEFTASVLVACARAAYKLKKEGRSGAFTILDIPPRYLSPHSPETLREDFM; the protein is encoded by the coding sequence ATGGAGAAGATCAATATCGCCATTACAGGCTATGGTAATGTGGGCAGGGGTGTAGAAGCGGCGGTTAAACTGAATGCGGATACGGAACTGGTCGCGGTATTCACCAGAAGGCCGGAACGCGTAAGAGAAGAGCTAAAAGACGTTCCTGTACTCCAGAATGAAGATCCGGTGCCGGATGATCTGCAAATAGACGTGGTAGTGCTGTGCGGTGGCTCGAAGGAAGACATACCGGTTCAAGGTCCACAGTTTGCCGCACGATTCACGACGGTTGACAGTTTTGACACGCATGCGGACATTCCGCGCTATTTTGAGACGATGGATTCGACCGCGCAGGAGCACGGGCATGTCGCTATACTTTCCGCAGGCTGGGATCCCGGGATCTTCTCGCTCATGCGCGTGCTCGGCGATGCGTTTCTACCGCAGGGCAAGCAGTACACCTTCTGGGGCCGAGGCGTGAGCCAGGGGCATTCAGACGCAGCAAGGCGAGTTACGGGCGTCTCTGATGCACGAGCGTATACGATTCCGATAGAATCGGCGGTGCAACGAGTGCGGGACAGAGAATCGCCGGAATTCACCAAAAGGGAGATGCACAAACGTTTAGTGTATGTAGTCTCGGAGCCCCGTGCGGATCAGGAACAAATACGGCAGGATATCGTGACGTTGCCGCATTACTATGACGAATATGATACTGAAGTGGTTTTCATCAGCGCGGATGAGATGGCGAAAAATCATACGAAACTCCCGCACGGCGGTTTTGTGTTTGCTTCCGGCGTGACTGGCGCGGGTAACAAGCACGTGCTCGAATACCGGTGTCAAGTGGAGAGCAATCCGGAGTTCACCGCTAGCGTGCTGGTCGCCTGTGCGCGAGCAGCGTATAAACTGAAGAAGGAAGGGCGCAGTGGTGCATTCACGATCCTGGACATTCCGCCGCGCTATTTAAGCCCGCATTCTCCGGAGACCCTACGAGAAGACTTCATGTAG
- the pheA gene encoding prephenate dehydratase, with translation MKIGILGPEGTFTETAAFLWLNLRKKENSEDAEIHYYETIFDVADGVMNRDMDYGIVPIENSLEGSVGETLDVLATENSERGMHIVGEVLVPIKLCLLAKGSFENIRTVVSHPHALAQCKQFIREHVRARGVKIKAVESTARAAKLAQEMDAIGALASEDAAAKYKLRILAENTQDKESVTRFVALASSALTTSPTGKDKTSLLLHLKDRPGALYGVLGEFAQRGINLTKIESRPSKRALGDYMFHIDCEGHVDEEAIKVVLKAVEERVVMVKILGSYPIAEWVK, from the coding sequence ATGAAAATCGGCATTTTAGGTCCCGAGGGGACGTTTACCGAAACCGCTGCATTTCTGTGGCTGAACCTGCGAAAAAAGGAGAATAGCGAGGATGCCGAGATTCACTATTACGAAACCATCTTTGATGTGGCCGATGGCGTAATGAATCGAGACATGGATTACGGCATTGTCCCGATAGAAAATTCTTTGGAGGGTTCTGTGGGAGAGACACTGGACGTGCTCGCGACCGAGAATAGCGAACGGGGAATGCACATTGTCGGTGAGGTGTTGGTGCCGATAAAACTGTGCTTACTGGCCAAAGGTTCGTTTGAGAACATACGGACGGTCGTCTCGCATCCTCATGCACTTGCCCAGTGTAAGCAGTTCATCCGGGAGCACGTGCGAGCCCGGGGCGTGAAGATAAAAGCGGTGGAAAGCACGGCACGAGCGGCGAAACTGGCACAGGAAATGGATGCGATAGGAGCTTTAGCGTCGGAAGACGCGGCGGCAAAATATAAGCTCCGTATCCTTGCAGAAAATACACAGGATAAGGAGAGCGTTACGCGATTCGTCGCTCTTGCCTCTTCTGCTCTCACAACGTCACCGACCGGAAAGGACAAGACCTCGCTCTTGCTCCATTTGAAGGACCGCCCGGGTGCGTTATACGGCGTCCTGGGCGAATTCGCGCAGCGCGGGATTAACCTCACGAAGATCGAGTCCAGACCGTCCAAGCGTGCTTTAGGCGATTACATGTTTCACATCGATTGTGAAGGCCACGTGGATGAGGAAGCGATAAAGGTCGTGTTAAAAGCTGTTGAAGAGCGAGTGGTCATGGTGAAAATCCTGGGGTCGTATCCAATCGCGGAGTGGGTAAAGTGA
- a CDS encoding methylenetetrahydrofolate reductase has product MPEEIYSQLMKELSEGKYVFTGELEPEKAGNVNEPIAAARDLIGLVTACNVTDNPQSFAYVSSLAASYKIELETGMECVYQLRCSDRNRMALLSDVLGAGTLGIKNILALAGDHVALGDSPDTKPVFDLDSTTLIHMIRKIVDEGKDLGGKEIEDPPKLHVGGAAAPGAAHLKSEVAKVKRKINVGVEYLQTQVVYYPEILDKFFTELGPVDVPILVGIFPAKSFGAADFFDKYVAGVDVPPDYLANLKKTKEIKDKEERKAEVDRVNVEFFTDFLEYLKGTPAAGCHMMAVGYPRIIGPLKKVME; this is encoded by the coding sequence ATGCCTGAAGAAATTTACAGCCAGTTGATGAAGGAACTATCCGAGGGGAAATACGTTTTCACCGGCGAGTTAGAGCCCGAAAAGGCAGGGAATGTCAACGAGCCCATTGCTGCAGCGCGAGATCTGATCGGGTTGGTAACCGCGTGTAACGTAACGGACAACCCACAGAGTTTCGCGTACGTGAGCAGCCTTGCAGCGTCGTATAAGATCGAGTTGGAGACGGGCATGGAGTGCGTATACCAGCTCAGGTGCTCTGACCGAAACAGAATGGCGCTTTTATCCGATGTGCTCGGTGCGGGTACCTTGGGGATAAAGAATATCCTGGCGTTAGCGGGTGACCACGTAGCACTAGGTGACTCACCAGATACAAAGCCGGTATTCGATCTGGACTCGACCACGCTGATACACATGATACGGAAGATAGTGGATGAGGGCAAAGACCTGGGCGGCAAAGAGATCGAGGATCCACCGAAACTGCATGTGGGCGGAGCGGCAGCACCAGGAGCGGCGCATTTGAAGTCCGAAGTCGCCAAGGTGAAGCGGAAGATCAATGTTGGCGTCGAATACCTGCAAACACAGGTCGTTTACTACCCTGAGATTCTGGACAAGTTCTTCACGGAATTGGGTCCCGTAGACGTTCCGATTTTGGTGGGCATATTCCCTGCGAAGAGTTTCGGCGCGGCGGACTTCTTCGATAAGTACGTGGCAGGCGTTGACGTTCCACCGGATTACCTCGCAAACCTGAAGAAGACAAAGGAGATCAAGGATAAGGAAGAGCGGAAGGCGGAAGTAGACAGAGTCAATGTGGAGTTCTTCACTGACTTCCTGGAGTATCTGAAGGGTACTCCGGCGGCTGGCTGCCACATGATGGCTGTTGGCTATCCCAGAATCATTGGACCGTTAAAGAAGGTAATGGAATAA
- a CDS encoding NAD-dependent epimerase/dehydratase family protein, translating to MKIVVTGGAGFIGSHVVDRSVEIEVEENHEVVVLDNLSSGNEEYIAPHFGDERFQFHKVDLLYDDMTDFFDGADEVWHLAANPEVRLGAENTRVHLEQNVIATYNVLEAMRLNDVRRILFTSTSTVYGEADQLPTPESYPTVPISLYGASKLASEAFIASYCHTFEMQAWIYRFANVIGARSTHGVIYDFITKIRSNPAELEILGDGTQTKSYIYVTDCIEAMRAGLQAVDKSSVHIFNIGTNDMTSVTRIAELVSEAMHVTPEFKFTGGKRGWKGDVPVMLLDAAKLNGFGWKQKYTSEEAVKKAIQDSLARI from the coding sequence ATGAAAATCGTAGTAACGGGTGGAGCGGGCTTTATAGGCTCGCATGTGGTTGATCGATCAGTAGAAATAGAAGTGGAAGAGAACCATGAGGTAGTGGTCCTGGATAACTTGAGCTCAGGGAATGAGGAGTACATAGCTCCGCACTTCGGTGACGAGCGGTTCCAGTTTCACAAGGTTGACCTCTTGTATGATGATATGACCGACTTTTTTGACGGCGCTGATGAGGTCTGGCACCTGGCGGCGAACCCCGAGGTGCGTCTGGGTGCGGAGAATACACGAGTGCATCTGGAGCAAAACGTGATCGCAACGTATAACGTGTTAGAGGCAATGCGACTGAACGACGTGCGCCGGATACTCTTCACCTCGACCTCCACGGTCTACGGCGAGGCGGATCAGCTGCCGACGCCCGAAAGTTACCCTACCGTACCCATCTCGTTATATGGCGCGTCGAAACTCGCATCTGAAGCGTTCATCGCTTCGTACTGCCATACGTTCGAGATGCAGGCCTGGATCTACCGGTTCGCGAACGTTATCGGCGCGAGATCGACACACGGCGTCATCTACGATTTTATCACTAAGATACGGAGCAATCCGGCGGAGTTGGAGATCCTGGGCGATGGCACACAAACGAAATCGTATATTTATGTGACAGATTGCATAGAGGCGATGCGTGCGGGATTACAAGCGGTCGATAAGAGCAGCGTGCATATCTTCAACATCGGGACAAATGACATGACAAGTGTTACGAGAATTGCAGAACTCGTATCCGAAGCGATGCACGTGACACCGGAATTCAAGTTCACCGGTGGTAAACGGGGCTGGAAGGGTGATGTCCCCGTCATGCTGCTCGACGCCGCTAAACTGAACGGTTTTGGTTGGAAGCAGAAATACACATCTGAAGAGGCCGTGAAGAAGGCGATACAAGATTCGCTGGCCCGTATATAA